One part of the Aurantibacillus circumpalustris genome encodes these proteins:
- a CDS encoding diacylglycerol kinase family protein, translating to MSYFNERMRAVRVALSGVFQAFKKETHLKLHLIISLIVVNMGFLLHISKTDWLFLLLAIALVISLEMINSVIEKLCDIIKPEQDPKIKYIKDVAAGAVLIACVFAMIVGILVFLPYLKSIW from the coding sequence ATGAGTTATTTTAATGAAAGAATGCGTGCAGTTCGTGTAGCCTTATCTGGTGTGTTTCAAGCCTTTAAAAAAGAAACGCATCTTAAGCTTCATTTGATAATCAGTCTCATTGTAGTCAACATGGGTTTTTTACTACACATTTCTAAAACAGACTGGCTCTTTCTTTTATTAGCAATTGCTTTAGTTATCTCTTTAGAAATGATTAATTCAGTAATTGAAAAGCTCTGCGACATAATTAAACCTGAACAAGATCCCAAAATAAAATACATTAAAGATGTTGCGGCTGGAGCGGTTCTTATTGCTTGTGTTTTTGCAATGATTGTTGGTATTCTGGTATTCTTACCTTACCTAAAGTCTATTTGGTAA